Proteins from a single region of Anaerolineae bacterium:
- the trxA gene encoding thioredoxin: protein MAGSKTFDVTEATFQQEVLESDLPVLVDFWAEWCGPCKMIEPHVMALAEEYEGRMRVGRMDADANPNVLMDLGIMGIPTLILFKNGQPVERLTGYMPKERIIGKLEPHLD, encoded by the coding sequence ATGGCTGGCTCCAAGACGTTTGATGTGACCGAAGCGACTTTTCAGCAGGAAGTACTGGAATCGGATCTGCCGGTGCTGGTGGATTTCTGGGCGGAGTGGTGCGGCCCGTGCAAAATGATCGAGCCGCATGTGATGGCCCTGGCGGAAGAATATGAAGGGCGGATGCGCGTTGGCCGGATGGACGCGGACGCCAACCCCAATGTGCTGATGGATCTGGGCATCATGGGCATCCCCACGCTGATCCTGTTCAAGAACGGCCAGCCGGTCGAACGACTGACGGGATATATGCCCAAAGAGCGGATCATCGGCAAGCTGGAACCGCACCTGGACTGA
- a CDS encoding BMP family ABC transporter substrate-binding protein, which translates to MARRSAVVLIVAAAMLLAATGGFAQGEEFVFGMVLVGPRNDHGWSEAHYTAGQYVEQQVPGTRMVFFESLNPADAPETTLEQVVEEMLAEGAKVIFTTSDEFEEDTLFVAQKYPDTIFVNVSGDDALTGEAPANLSNVMGNMELGKQIAGCAAALATETGKLGYLGPLINFETRRLAASVYLGARYCYEHYRGGDPDDLSMTVTWIGFWFNIPGVTLDPTEETQRFFDGGADVVISGIDTTEALVVAGQRAAEGAKVWAIPYDYEGACAGAPEVCLGVPYFNWGPAYVQVVEAVKNGTYEQFWNWNPPYFEDISDNDKTAVGWVNGDALTEEQAAQLDEFIAMLAETDPGVLTAENIDDEGKQIGLWVGPLALQDGTVLAEEGEIVPPRSVWYLEQLLQGMTGDSSAQ; encoded by the coding sequence ATGGCACGCAGATCTGCAGTGGTCCTGATTGTGGCGGCCGCCATGCTGCTGGCTGCAACAGGCGGCTTTGCCCAGGGTGAGGAATTTGTCTTCGGTATGGTTCTTGTCGGGCCGCGCAACGATCATGGCTGGAGCGAGGCCCACTATACCGCCGGGCAGTATGTCGAGCAGCAGGTGCCCGGTACGCGGATGGTCTTCTTTGAGAGCCTGAACCCCGCTGATGCGCCAGAAACCACCCTGGAGCAGGTGGTGGAGGAGATGCTGGCTGAAGGGGCCAAGGTGATCTTCACCACATCCGACGAATTCGAGGAAGATACGCTGTTTGTGGCTCAGAAGTATCCGGACACCATCTTCGTTAATGTTTCCGGCGATGACGCCCTGACTGGGGAAGCGCCCGCCAACCTGAGCAATGTGATGGGCAACATGGAACTGGGTAAGCAGATTGCGGGCTGCGCTGCGGCGCTGGCCACCGAGACTGGCAAGCTCGGTTATCTTGGCCCGCTGATCAACTTTGAAACCCGCCGTCTGGCTGCCAGTGTTTACCTGGGCGCTCGTTACTGCTACGAGCATTATCGCGGCGGCGATCCTGACGACCTGAGCATGACGGTCACCTGGATCGGCTTCTGGTTCAACATCCCCGGCGTGACCCTTGACCCGACTGAGGAGACGCAGCGCTTCTTTGATGGTGGGGCGGATGTCGTGATCAGCGGCATCGATACCACTGAGGCGCTGGTGGTCGCCGGTCAGCGAGCTGCAGAAGGCGCAAAGGTGTGGGCGATCCCCTACGATTATGAAGGCGCCTGCGCGGGTGCGCCGGAGGTCTGCCTGGGCGTCCCGTACTTCAACTGGGGCCCGGCGTATGTCCAGGTTGTTGAGGCTGTCAAGAACGGCACTTACGAGCAGTTCTGGAACTGGAACCCGCCGTACTTTGAGGACATCAGCGACAACGACAAGACGGCGGTCGGCTGGGTTAATGGCGACGCCCTGACCGAGGAACAGGCCGCCCAGCTGGATGAATTCATCGCCATGCTGGCAGAGACTGATCCCGGTGTCCTGACGGCGGAGAACATCGACGACGAAGGCAAGCAGATCGGCCTGTGGGTGGGGCCGCTGGCGCTGCAGGATGGCACGGTGCTGGCTGAAGAAGGCGAGATTGTCCCGCCGCGCTCGGTCTGGTACCTGGAGCAACTCCTGCAGGGTATGACGGGCGATAGCTCCGCGCAGTAG
- a CDS encoding ATP-binding cassette domain-containing protein — MSVEVRHIHKTFGSVHANDDISLTFADGRIYGILGENGAGKSTLMKILSGFYLADSGQVLIDGRPVHYDTPRGAIEVGIGMLAQDPLDVGPLTVLENFVYGQPVGPLPDWQAARRRFTELADRLGFKLEPDMPVEHLSIGQRQELEIVRLLALGVRVLILDEPTTGISAEQKGILFASLQRLAREDGLTILFVSHKLEDVLELCDEVAVLRLGRLVGTVVLPVTTAELVAMMFGQVLAPPSRRAVTPGDTVLEVRDLFMASERVVMRDCQVCVRAGEVVGLAGLDGSGQQLLTRACVGLARPLGGRVIINGVDMTGRPYRDFLAAGVSFGAAGRLEEGLVAGLTLAEHFILTDAGQGWWIDRERGQRIAKERIAHYRIMGRPDSPIETLSGGNQQRVLMALIPPAPRLLVLEHPTRGLDVESARWIWEQILARCAAGTAVLFTSADLDELVTYSDRILVFYAGQVTEVPDARSVTVDELGHLIGGQRVGEETGR, encoded by the coding sequence ATGAGCGTTGAGGTACGCCATATCCACAAGACCTTTGGATCAGTCCACGCGAACGACGACATTTCCCTCACTTTTGCTGACGGGCGCATCTACGGCATCCTTGGCGAAAACGGCGCCGGCAAATCCACATTGATGAAGATTCTCTCCGGCTTTTACCTGGCCGATAGCGGGCAGGTGCTGATCGACGGCCGGCCCGTCCACTACGATACACCGCGCGGCGCCATCGAGGTTGGCATTGGGATGCTGGCTCAGGACCCGCTTGATGTCGGCCCCCTGACCGTGCTGGAGAATTTCGTCTACGGTCAGCCGGTTGGCCCACTGCCGGACTGGCAGGCCGCCCGCCGCCGCTTTACCGAACTGGCTGACCGGCTGGGCTTCAAGCTGGAACCCGATATGCCGGTCGAGCACCTGAGTATTGGCCAGCGGCAGGAACTGGAGATCGTCCGTCTGCTGGCCCTGGGCGTGCGGGTGCTGATCCTGGACGAGCCGACCACCGGTATCTCTGCCGAGCAGAAAGGCATCCTGTTCGCTTCCCTGCAGCGGCTGGCGCGGGAAGACGGCCTGACCATCCTGTTTGTGTCCCACAAGCTGGAAGACGTGCTGGAGTTGTGCGACGAAGTGGCCGTGCTGCGGCTGGGACGGCTGGTCGGGACGGTAGTTCTGCCGGTGACTACTGCCGAACTGGTGGCCATGATGTTCGGCCAGGTGCTGGCCCCGCCTTCCCGGAGGGCGGTGACGCCGGGTGATACGGTTCTGGAAGTACGGGACCTGTTCATGGCCAGCGAGCGTGTGGTTATGCGCGATTGCCAGGTCTGTGTGCGGGCCGGCGAGGTTGTCGGGCTGGCCGGGCTGGACGGCAGCGGCCAGCAGTTGCTGACACGAGCCTGTGTCGGTCTGGCCCGTCCGCTGGGCGGGCGTGTGATCATTAACGGCGTGGATATGACCGGCCGGCCGTACCGCGATTTTCTGGCGGCGGGGGTGAGCTTTGGCGCGGCGGGCCGCCTGGAAGAAGGACTGGTCGCCGGTTTGACCCTGGCCGAACACTTCATCCTCACCGACGCAGGGCAGGGCTGGTGGATCGACCGCGAGCGCGGGCAGCGGATTGCCAAGGAACGGATCGCCCATTACCGGATCATGGGGCGGCCCGACAGCCCGATCGAGACGCTTTCCGGCGGCAATCAACAACGGGTGCTGATGGCCCTGATCCCACCTGCGCCGCGTCTGCTGGTGCTGGAGCATCCGACTCGCGGCCTGGACGTGGAATCGGCACGCTGGATTTGGGAGCAAATCCTGGCTCGTTGCGCTGCTGGCACTGCCGTGCTGTTCACATCTGCCGATCTGGATGAACTGGTGACCTACAGCGACCGGATTCTGGTCTTCTACGCCGGGCAGGTTACTGAAGTGCCCGATGCCCGATCGGTCACCGTAGACGAACTGGGGCACCTGATCGGCGGCCAGCGGGTGGGGGAGGAGACAGGACGATGA
- a CDS encoding ABC transporter permease, which yields MTRSSLLGQRALALGIGLASIAVSLLLTALIILAVGASPLEVFNKVTEGIGLTPTGLDIVRFSGVVNFWIPLMFVCTGLLVTFTAGLWNIGVEGQMMFGAVCATWVAQEVFLPTVIQVPLEMLAAALGGAFWAALTGLLKTRGGVHEIFGGVAMNNLANIFSIYLISGPWGNQGGQATPPFRPETLLLPISSEFRVSAAALIVMVVAFGGIFLALSGTRWGLELKAQGHSQRSALLLGVPVERNVLLAMALCGFMAGLAGSVRVLFTYGNLRPLVSGGIGFLGLLVVLLTGTRALWAPPIAFFFAAILGGSTRLKIALQLDQSLAGVVQGILVLMVILANGVRGRLHGRHPVQAPEASASLEAEEAAIHG from the coding sequence ATGACGAGGAGTTCGTTGCTAGGACAGCGGGCGCTGGCGCTGGGCATCGGCCTGGCCTCGATTGCCGTTTCGCTGTTGCTCACCGCGCTGATCATCCTGGCGGTGGGCGCTTCCCCGCTGGAAGTGTTCAACAAGGTGACGGAAGGCATTGGCCTGACCCCGACCGGCCTGGATATAGTGCGCTTCTCCGGTGTGGTCAACTTCTGGATTCCGCTGATGTTTGTCTGCACTGGTCTGCTGGTAACCTTTACGGCCGGACTGTGGAATATCGGCGTGGAAGGCCAGATGATGTTCGGCGCGGTGTGTGCAACCTGGGTGGCGCAGGAGGTTTTTCTGCCGACGGTTATTCAGGTGCCGCTGGAGATGCTGGCGGCAGCACTGGGTGGGGCGTTCTGGGCGGCGCTGACCGGCCTGCTTAAGACACGGGGCGGTGTGCATGAGATTTTCGGCGGCGTGGCCATGAACAACCTGGCAAATATCTTCAGCATCTACCTGATTTCCGGCCCCTGGGGCAACCAGGGCGGGCAGGCGACGCCGCCCTTCCGCCCTGAGACGCTGCTGCTGCCGATAAGCAGCGAGTTTCGGGTCAGCGCAGCGGCGCTGATCGTGATGGTGGTCGCTTTTGGCGGGATATTCCTGGCGCTTTCCGGGACGCGTTGGGGGCTGGAACTGAAGGCGCAGGGACACAGCCAGCGGTCGGCCCTGCTGCTGGGCGTGCCGGTAGAGCGCAATGTGCTGCTGGCGATGGCGCTATGCGGCTTTATGGCCGGGCTGGCCGGATCGGTGCGCGTGCTGTTCACGTATGGCAATCTGCGCCCGCTGGTTAGCGGCGGGATTGGCTTCCTGGGGCTGCTGGTGGTGCTGTTGACCGGGACACGGGCACTGTGGGCGCCACCGATCGCCTTCTTCTTCGCGGCTATTCTGGGCGGTAGCACGCGCCTGAAGATCGCTCTGCAGCTTGATCAGAGCCTGGCCGGGGTGGTGCAGGGCATCCTGGTGCTGATGGTCATCCTGGCTAACGGTGTGCGCGGGCGGCTGCACGGCAGACATCCGGTACAGGCCCCTGAAGCAAGCGCAAGTCTGGAAGCGGAGGAGGCAGCGATTCATGGATAG